Below is a genomic region from Hylemonella gracilis.
AGACAGCGCGACTCGAAATAGCGGCGGTTGTGCACGCCCGTGAGCGCGTCCGTCAGGCCCACCAGCTTCAGGCGCTCGGCCACCAGGGCGTTGTCGAGGCAAATGGCCGCCAGGGCCGCCAGACGCTCCAGGAAATCCGTGCTGTTGCCGGCCGAAAAACGCATTGCGTCGCGACTGCCCAGATTCAGACTGCCTATGCATTCGCCACGGTGCAACAGCGGCAGCAAGGCCGTGCTCCCGAGTCCGCGCAGCGCCACGCCCTGGAACAGGGCCGCCTGGACCGGATCTGGGGAGCCCAGCATGGGGCGCCAGCCCCGCGAGTAGATCTGGCTGAGCAGTTGTCCGCTGCCCAGCAGCAGCAGGCGGGCAAACCAGTCGGTACCCACAGCGGCATCCTCGGACGCGCCCTCGCCTTGGGGCTCGGCCGACAGCCCGGGTTCGGCGGATGACGCCAGGTCGGCATCGACCTCGCCGTTGTCCAGCGCGGCCTGAACCGTTTCACTCCAGCCTTCACTGAGCACGCGCGCGGCCTCGTACTCCGGATCCACCAGGGCCAGGGTGACGGCGTCGAGTTCGAACAGCGCGCCGAAATCCACCAGCAAGGCCTGCACCAGCGCGGTCAGGGACGGGGCGGCAATGAGCTGGCGCTCGATCTGATCAAAACGGCGCAGTTTGGCCTGATTCAGGCGGGCTTCGCTCAGGAGACGGTCGAACTGCGTGCGCAGGCCGGACAACTGCTCCTGCGCGCTGCCGAGCTGCTCGCGCAGGAGCATGTTCTCGCCGCGCAGCTGGTCCAGCGGCGAGCCCGATGCGCCAGCAACCCTGCCGGCACCTTCGCCGGGCTCGCCACCCGTTCCAAGTTCTTTCATCCCAAGATGTTACAGCGCCCGCATCAAGGTCGGATGCCAAGGTGCTTCAAGAAGTACACCACCACCAAGGCACGGCCGACGTGGCTTAGCATCGGCCCATGTCCGCGCCCCTGGCCACCCCCGCGAATCCAACATCTCCTCCCCCTGCCGCGGGTTATGCGCGCCTGCTCACGCCCGTTCTGCTGGGCTGGCTGGCAGGCATCGCAGCGCAACTGCAGCAGGGCAAACTCTGGCCCCTCGCCAGCTACGGCCTGCTCGCGGCCTCGGGACTGGCGCTCCTGATCGCCAGTGTCGTCAGCCTGACATCGCGCGTCCCCGGCACGTCCACACCCGCAGCCCGGACGCAGACTGACTTGCCTTTTGCCGGCCCACTGCTGGCCCTGCTGGCGGCCGCGCTGCTGGCCTATGCCAGCACCGGGTTGCGCGCCTTGCATCTGCAGACCCAGGCGTTGGCACCCGTGCTGGAGGGGCGCGACCTGACGCTGACCGGTCACATCGCCGCGATGCCGCAACGCACCGACAACGGCACGCGCTTCCTGTTCGAGGTCGAATCGGCCGCGCTCTTTGAACAAGGCCGCGTCGCGCCACTGCCTGGATCACTGCACGTTCCCGAGCGGCTGATGCTGACCTGGTACGGTGCCTGGCGCGACGACAATGGCGCCCTGTTGGAACCCTTCATTCAGGCACCCGACCTCCAGGCAGGCGAACGCTGGCGCTTCAACGCCCGCCTGCGCGCGGTACACGGCGCACGCAATCCCCACGGTTTCGACTACGAGTTGTGGATGTGGGAACAAGGCCTGCAAGCCAGTGGCTATGTACGCACGACCCATCGTGACCCGGTGCCGGCGCTGCTGACCCCCAACCCGCCCTGGTGGGCCGCCCCCTACCGGGTCGAGCAAGCGCGCCAGCAGGTGCGCGACGCCATCGTGCGACGCGCACCGGCCTACACGCCGGTGCTACCCCTGAGCCGCGCGGCCACCGCCGCCGCCCGGACCCCCGCCGAATTCGAGCCACCGACTGCGCGGCCAACCGAAATGACCGCGCCGACCCAGGCCGCGGACATGGCGACGGACCCGGCGCAAGACCGGGCCGAGGCCATGAACCGGCGCAATGCCTATGGCGTCGTGGCCGCGCTGGTCACGGGTGACCAGCAAGCCATCGCGCGCGCCGACTGGGACGTCTTCCGCACGACCGGCGTGGCGCACCTGATGAGCATCTCGGGTCTGCACATCACGCTGTTCGCCTGGCTGGCCGCCGCCCTGGTGAGTGCGCTGTGGCGCTACACGCCCCTGCTGGGCGCGCAGCTGTGCCTGCGCTGGCCCGCCTCGCAGGCCGGCCTGCTGGGCGGCCTGCTGTTGGCGACCGCCTACGCCCTGTTCAGCGGCTGGGGGGTACCGGCCCAGCGCACCGTGCTGATGCTGGCCGTGGTCACGCTGCTTCGGCTGACGGGGAGGCGCTGGCCCTGGCCCCAGCTCTGGCTGGCGGCCGCGGCCATCGTGCTCGCCGTCAGTCCCTGGGCCTGGTTGCAGGCTGGCTTCTGGCTGAGCTTCGTGGCGGTGGGCGTGCTGTTCGCCAACGGCCGCTCGGACGAGGGTCGCGCGCCATCCGCGCGGGACGCCACCCCCAAAGTACACCGCAGGCTGGCGGCCCTGGCCGGCGGCGTGCTGCGCCCGCTGTGGCACCTGCTGCGCGAGCAAGGGGTCGTCACACTGGCCCTGGCGCCGCTGACTCTGCTGTTCTTCGGACAGATGTCCCTGGTCAGCCTGCTGGCCAACCTGGTCGCGATCCCCTGGGTCACCCTGGTCGTGACGCCGTTGGCGCTGCTGGGCACCCTGGGCGTGGCGGCCGAGCCACTGGCCCCCTACAGCGCGCCGCTGTGGGATGCGGCTGCCTGGGCGGTGCAGTGGCTGAACACCTTGTTGGCCGGGCTGGCCGAATTGCCTCTGGCCGTCTACAGCGCGCCCCAGGCGCCGATGTGGGCGGCACTGGCGGGTGCGCTGGGTGGCCTGCTCTTGGTGTTGCGCCTGCCCTGGAGTCTGCGCCTGGCAGGCCTGCCCTTGCTCTTGCCCGTGCTGCTGTGGCAACCCCCCGCGCCTGCGCAGGGCGAATTCGAGTTGCTGGCCGCCGACGTGGGCCAGGGCCAGGCCGTGCTGGTGCGCACCGCGCGGCACGCGCTGCTGTACGACGCAGGCCCACGCTACACCAATGAAAGCGACGCGGGCGAACGCGTGCTCGTGCCCCTGCTGCGCGCGCTCGGCGTGCGTCTCGACGCGCTGCTGCTGAGTCATCGCGACGCGGATCACGCGGGCGGGGCAGCGGCCGTCCTGACAGCGCATCCACGCGCCGTGCTGCTGAGCTCACTCGACGCCGCGCACGAGCTGCGAACGGGCCGTCAGGCCCTGCGCTGCGAGGCCGGGCAATCCTGGGAATGGGACGGCGTGCGCTTCGACATCCTGCACCCGCGTGCGACGGACTACGGCCTGATCGCCGGACGCACGCCGCGCGCCAACACCGTCTCGTGCGTGCTGCGCGTGCGCGCCGCCACCCCCCGGGCACCCGCCCTCGCACCGCGCTGCTGGTCGGCGACATTGAAAAAATGCAGGAACTGCGCCTGGCGGCGCAGGCCGCGCAAGACCCGGACGGGTTGGCCGCAGACCTGCTGCTCGTACCGCACCACGGCAGCAAGACCTCCAGCTCCGAAGTCTTCCTGGACGCTGTGGCCCCGCACATCGCCCTGGTCCAGGCGGGTTACCGCAACCGCTATGGCCACCCCGCGCCGGAAGTGCTGTCGCGGTATGGCGCGCGCGGCGTCGCCGTGCACGACAGCCCGCGCTGCGGCGCGGCAACCTGGCGGTCCGACCAGGCGGGTCAACTGCGCTGTGAACGGGTGGCCGATCCCCGTTACTGGCAGCACCGGTATTGAAAGAAGCTTGCGCCAGATCAAAAAGACCGACTGAAAACCCTCCAGGGATGTCCCCAAACCAGCCAATGCGATCCAAAATGGCCGGGTCGCTTTCCCGACATCCTCGAAAGGAGCTCTCATGTACCAGCGCATCCTCGTTGCCACCGACGGCAGCACCCTCTCGAAAAAAGCCGTGACCCACGCGATCGGCCTGGCCAAGCTCAGCGGCGCTGAACTCGTCGCGCTCAAGATCGTGCCCCGCTACCCCCGGTCCTATTACGAAGGGGGCTTGATGCTGCCAGCCAACGACATCACCAAGATCGAGAAGCAATGGGCCACTCAGGCGCAGGCGGTCGTCGACGCGGTGGTCAAGTCGGCCAACGCCAAGGGCGTGTCGGCCAAGGGTCAGGTTGTCAGGGCCGAGCTGGTGAGCGAAGCCATCATTGCCACGGCGAAGAAGCAGAAGGTCAGCCTGATCGTCATGGCCTCGCACGGCCGAAACGGCCTCAAGCGCCTGCTGCTGGGCAGCGAGACCCAGCAAGTGCTGACGCACTCGGCGGTGCCGGTGCTGGTGCTGCGCTGAGCAGAAGACCAGCCGGCGATGGCCGGCCCGCCGGCCACGGGGCGGGTGACTAGACGAACAATGCCTTGTGCTGTTCGCGCAGCACATTCTTCTGCACCTTGCCCATGGCATTGCGCGGCAGTTCAGACACGACAAAGCAACGCTTGGGAATCTTGTAGCCCGCCAGCTTGGTCTTGAGCGTGGCGACCAGTTCCTCGGCTGAGAGCGTCGCGCCCGGTTTGGCCGTCACCACGGCCACGCCGACCTCGCCGAAATCCGGATGCGGGACACCCACCACGGCGCTTTCCATCACGCCAGGCAGGTCGTTCAGGTAACTTTCCACCTCGGCCGGGTAGACGTTGTAGCCGCCGCTGATGATGAGGTCCTTGGCGCGGCCGACGATGGTGACGTAACCCCGTTCATCCACCTTGCCCACGTCCCCCGTCTTGAACCAGCTATTGCCCGCCGTATCCTGCGTGAACTCTTCCGCGGTCTTCTCGGGCATGCGCCAGTAGCCCTTGAAGATGCCGGGACCGCGCACCTGGATGCCGCCGATTTCCCCCGCGGGCAGCGCCAGGCCCTCGTCTCCACACACGCGCAGGTCCACACCCGGGAGCGGAAAGCCCACCGTGCCACCGCGCCTTTCGCTCTGATTTTGATAGCGAGCGTCGGGGACGTAGGGATTGGAGGTCAGCATCACGGTCTCGCTCATGCCGTAACGCTCCAGGATGGTGTGACCCGTGCGCTCCTGCCAGTCCTTGAAGGTCTCGATCAGCAAGGGGGCGGAACCGCTGACGAAGAGGCGCATGTTGCGCACCGAATCGCGCGTCAAGGCAGGCTCCGCCAGCAAGCGCACATAGAGCGTGGGCACGCCCATGAACACGGTCGCCTCGGGCAGGCGGGCAATGATTTTCTTCGGATCGAAACGGCTGTACCAAAGCATCTTGCTGCCGCTGAACAAGGCGCCATGCACCGCGACGAAGAGGCCATGCACATGGAAGATGGGCAGCGCGTGGATCAGCACATCCCCGCGACCTTCCGGCCCTCCCCCAGTCCGCCAGCCCCAGTAGTCTTTCAGCACCCGGGCGTTGGACAGCAGGTTGCCGTGCGTGAGCATGGCGCCCTTGCTGCGACCGGTGGTGCCGCTGGTGTAGAGGATGGCGGCCAGGTCGTCCTTGGCGCGCGCCACGGGCTGCTGCTGGTCGCTGTGGTGCACGGCGCGCTCCAGCAGGGAGCCCGTGCGGTCCTCGCCCAGGGTGTAGACATGGCGCACGCCGGCCTGGAAGGCCAGCTTGCCGACCCAGCCGAAGTTGGCCGGCGTGCAGACCACCACAGCGGGCTCGGCGTTGCCGATGAAGTAGGCCATCTCGCCGGTTTGGTAGGCGGTGTTGAGCGGCAGATAGACATGGCCCGCGCGCAACGTGGCCAGGTAGAGCGCCAGCGCCTCGACGGATTTCTCCACCTGCACGGCGATGCGCGACCCGGGCGGCAGTTCCAGCGAGGCCAGCAGATTGGCCAGCATGGCGCTGGCGCGATCGAGATCACGCCAGGAATAGACCAGGCCCTGACCTTCAACGCCGCCATCGGTTTCGATGGCCGGTCGGTCCAGGTCGGCAGGAAAGGCGGCGCGCAGGGCGCTGTAGAGGTTGGTATCGAGGCTCATGGGCTGAAGAGGTCGGTGGGTCGTGGGTCAGAAATCCGGCTTGCGTTTCTCGGTGAAGGCGAAGATGCCCTCGCGGTGCTCGGCGCTGTCGGCATAGGCGTAGGCACCCGTCACCAGGGCCTCGGCCGGCCGGCCCTGCCCCAGCGCCCGCAAGGTCTGCTTGTTCAGGCGCGCGGCCTGCGGCGCCAGGCTGGCGATGCGCGAGGCACTCTGCAGAACATGGTCGGCCACGGCTTCGTCCGCCTGCAGTCGCTGGACGAAACCGCGCGCCTTCATTTCGGCTGCGTCGAACACGGCGGCCTCGAGCAGCATTTCACGCGCCGTGGCCTCGCCCGTGGCACGGGCCACCAGGGCAGCCTCGCGCGGGGCCATCGGAAAGCCCAGCTTGGCGATGGGCGCGCCGAAACGGGCCGAGGCCCCCGCGATGCGGAGGTCGCAGGCGCTGGCGATTTCGACGCCCGCGCCCATGCAGTTGCCTTCGATCTGCGCGATCACGGGCACATCGCAGTCCAGCAAGGCCTGCAGGCCACCCCAGACCTCGCCTTCGTGGAATGCGCGCAGGCTGACTTCGTCGAAGCGGAAATCCGCATACTCCGAGATGTCGCCGCCCGCGCAGAAATGGCCGTCCGCACCCCGCAGGACCACGCAGCGCGCCGCGCTCGCGGCGGGCTCAGCCTGCAAGCCGGTGAAGACAGCGCGCAGTTCACGCCACATCGCGCGCGACATGGCGTTGAACTTGCCGGGATGGTCCAGCGTGACCAGGGCGATGGCGCCCTGGCGCGTCAGGCAAACACGTCCGCCCATTACTCCAGCTTGGCCCCCGACACCTTGACCACCTGCGCCCAGCGCTTGACCTCGCCGCTGACGAACTGGCCGAACTGCCGCTGCGTGAACGGGCTGAACTCCGCGCCCTGCTTGGCCCAGACGGCTTGCGCCTCGGGCGTGGCACCCGCCGCGCGGATGGCTTCCACCGCCCGCGCCTGTGCCGCCGCGGGCATGCCCTTGGGTCCCCAGATGCCGTACCAGGTCTGCACCGTGTAATCGGGCAGGCCCACCTCGGCGGCGCAAGGCACGTCGGGGAAGGCCGCATTGCGCTTGGCGCCCGACACCATCAGCGCCTTGACGCGCCCCCCTGGATGTGGGTGGCCGAGGAGCCCAGGCCATCGAACATCATGTCCACATTGCCCGCGATCAGGTCCTGCAAGGCGGGCCCGGCGCCCCGGTAGGGAATGTGCGTGATGGCCGCGCCGGTCTGCTGCTTGAACAGCTCGCCCGCGAGGTGGTGCGAGGTGCCGCTGCCGGCCGAGGCGTAATTCAGCTTGTCCGGGTTCTTGAGCACCATGGCAAGAAAGGACTTGAAGTCGTTCTCGGGCACTTTCTGCGGATTCACCACCAGCACCTGAGGCACGGTGGCCACCAGCACCAGGGGCACGAAATCCTTTTCGATGTCGTAGTCCAGCTTGGGATACATGGCCGGGGCGATGGCATGGTGCACCGCGCCCATGAACAGGGTGTAGCCATCCGGCGCGGCCTTGGCCGCGATGCTCGCGCCCAGCGTGCCCCCGGCCCCACCCCGGTTGTCGATGATCAGCTGTTGGCCCGTGACCTTGCCGAAGGCCGCCGACAAGGGCCGCGCGAAGGCGTCGGTACCGCCACCAGCGGGAAAGGGCACGACCATCGTGACCGGCTTGCTGGGCCAGCCTTTCGACTGGGCCTGACCCAGCAGCGGGCCGGCGGCCAGGCCAACGGCGGCGTAACGCAGCACGCTGCGTCGATTCAGACCCCGAAGGGTGGTGTCATTCATGCTTGTCTCCTCTTGTTGAAATAAAGATCCACGCGGTGGATCACTGCACACGAAACTGCAGTTCCTCGATGGCCCCTGCCACGGCGATGCCGCCCTCGGCCAGTTGAGCCCGGTTGCGGTCGAGCCGCTTGAGATCGTACAAATAGTTGACCATGAGGCCGTAAGACTGCTGCAGGCCTTTGGCCGATGGATCACCCAGCCAGTTCAGGCGCTCGACGCGCGCGCCATTGCCCAGATGGAAGCGCGCCACCGGGTCCACCGGCTTGCCTTCGATGAGCTCGTGCCCCAGGTACTGGGCGGCGCACTGCAGCAGCCAGCGCCGTAGCGGGGAACGTGCGTCGAGCGTCGCCACATGCTCCAGGGCCCGCAGCAGATGCGCCGCGGTCGGGGGCTCGAAGCCGGCCGCGCGGCCCAGCTCGATCCGATCTTTCTCGGGCGTGATCGCCAGCAGGCGCTGGGCGTTCTGGCCCAGCCACTTGCGCAGGCCTGGAATGGGCGACAGGGTCGAAAAATGCTTGAGACGTGGAAACTCCGAGCTCAGGGTTTCGACCACGCGCTTGATCAACGAATCGCCGAAGCTCACGCCACGTAAACCGTTCTGTGTGTTGCTGATGGAATAGAAGATGGCCCAGGTCGCCTTGTCCAGGTCGGCCGCGGCGGCCTTTTCATCCAGCAACGGCGTGATGCTCTCGGCCATGTGCTCGATCAGCGCGACCTCGACGAAGATCAGCGGCTCATCGGGCAGGCGCGGATGGAAGAAGCCATAGCAGCGGCGGTCGGAGTCGAGACGGTTTTTCACGTCGTCCCAGCTACGGATGTCGTGCACCGCCTCGTACTTGATGAGTTTTTCCACCAAAGAAGCCGGCGAGTCCCAGCTGATGCGGCGCAGCTCCAGAAAGCCCACGTCGAACCAGGTGGAGAACATGTATTCCATCTCCACGTCCAGGGCCTGCAGCCGCTTGTCCTGCTTGAGCCAGGGCTGCATCTCGGCGCGCACGTCCACCAGGAAGCGGATGCCTTCGGGCAGCACGCTGAAGCGCTGCAGCAGGCGCCGGCGCGGCGACACCGTGGCACGCCGGTACTGCACTTCGGCGGCGGCCTCATCGGGCGTGCCCACGGCGGCGGCGAACTTGGCCTGCGCCGTCTTGATCTTCTCGGGATCAGCCGTGAACATCTCGCTCATCAGCAGCCACATGTCGCGCCTGCGCTCGATCGTCGCCCGCGTGTAGCTCTGGATCAGCACCTGGGCTCGTCGCCCACCCTCGACCTCGCTGATCCGCGGATCGATCGTGTCGCGCAACTCCTCCAGCGTGCGCCGCAGCATACGCGGCGACATGGCCTCGGCCTTGTGGCGCAAGTTGGCCGCCAGGCGATCACGCGTGGAGCGTTCGACCTGAGCGTGGTCCCGCGATGCAGGGTCACTGTCCATGCCAGCCCGCGCGTTTCCGCCACCTTTCGATGCCCACCGGTTCGGTTGGACGATGGGCAGGAGGCGCGTGACTTGGCGGCTGATCCAGCTCGCGGTGTTCATGCCAACCTCCGGTTCTGCTGGCGAGCCAGCTCGCGCAGCGCCTCGCGTTGGCGTGTCAGGTGCGTGCGCATGGCGGCCTCGGCGCCCTCGGCGTCGCGCGCCTTGAGCGCGGCGAAAACGGCAAGGTGCTCGCTCAGGCTTTGCGCCAGCCGGCCCGGCGCGTGCAACTGCTGCAGGCGCGCGAGCTTGAGGATCTTGCGCAGATCGCCAATGACCTGGGCCAGCCAGCGGTTGTCGGCCAAGGTGATGATGGCCTCGTGAATGGCGTAGTTGATGTCGTAGTAGTCGACGATGCGCTTGCCGCGCGCGGCCTTCTGCAGCCTGTCGTGCAGCACTTCCAGCGCGGCCAGGTCGGCGTCGCTGGCGCGCAGGGCGGCCTCGTGGGCGCATCGCCCCTCGAGCAAGGCGATGACGGGGAAAATCTCCTCGAGGTCACGTTCGGTGACTTCGTTGACGAAGCAGCCGCGACGCGGCTCGTGCCGCACCAGGCCCTCGGCCGTGAGCACCTTGAGCGCCTCGCGCAGCGGCGTGCGCGAAATGGCCAGCCGCTCGCACAGGGCCACCTCGTCCACGAAACTTCCCGGCGCCAGTGTGCCAGTGAAGATTTCCTGGCGCAGAGTGTCGGCGACCTGTTCGTGCAAGGAATTGTGGACGACGCGCATGGAACGGGCCTGATCGGCGAGTGAGGCGACATCCGTCCAGGAGTGAACGGGTAGAGCCCCTGCCTGTTCGTAATTTTCTGTAATTATGGGTAATTACGAATCCGTGCGAACCCTGAGCTCCACCAGCACAGGGCTCAAACTCCCAGGGAAAATCAGCGTCGCTGGCTCTGGCGTCCGGCCCAGGCCCACAAGGCCGCGCCCCCGACGATCATGGGCACACAGAGCCACTGGCCCATGCTCATGCCCAGGGCCAGCAGACCCAGGAAATCGTCCGGCTCACGGAAATACTCCGCGATAAAACGCAACACGCCATAACCAAACAGGAAGGCGCCACTCACCTGCCCGGTCTGGCGCGGCCTGCGCGCATACAACCAGAGCAGCACGAACAGCAGCAAGCCTTCGAGCAGGAACTGGTAAAGCTGTGAGGGGTGGCGTGGGAGCAAGGAGCCGCTTTGCGGAAACACCATGGCCCAGGGCAAGTCAGCGCTGGCCGCGCGCCCCCAGAGCTCGCCGTTGATGAAGTTGCCCAATCGCCCAGCCGCCAGGCCAGTGGGCACACAGGGTGCGATCAAGTCCATCACCTGCAGCCAGGATCGTCGACGCGAACGCGCGAACCAGACCATGGCCAACAGCACACCGATCAGACCACCATGGAAACTCATGCCACCTTGCCAGACAGCGAAGATTTCCAGTGGGTGCGCCAGATAGTACGCAGGCTTGTAGAACAGGCAATAGCCGACTCGCCCCCCAGGATGACGCCGAGCACGCCATAAAACAGCACGTCCTCGACATCACGCGGCAACCAGCCTGCACCGGACTTGCCAGCAGTGCCGACGTAAGCCGGGTGCCGCAAGCGCAGGCGTGCCAAGGTGTAGAACAGGCCAAAGGCCACGAGGTACATGAGGCCGTACCAATGCACGGCGAGCGGGCCGATCTGCACGGCGATGGGGTCGATTTGGGGTGCGAGCAACATGGGGCTATTGTCGGCGGATTTGAGCCGTGCCTGCACCCCACGGGATTTGCGCCCCGAGGCCTCAGAAAAAGAGACGGCAACAGGCGGCAGTTAACATGCGGGCCTGTTTTCCGCCAGGAATCCCCGCCCCATGTTCGTCCTCGACTTCGCCCTCAAGGCCGTGAAACTGCTGCACAGCGAGGAGCGGCCGATGCAAATCGGCTTCGGCTTCGCGCTGGGCAGCGTCATCGCGCTCACCCCCCTCGGCAGCCCGCACAATCTACTGGTTCTCCTGCTCCTGTGCATCATCAACGTCAGCTTCTCCGCGGGTCTGCTGGGCATGGTGCTCATGGCCCCGCTGGGCTACCTGCTTGACGGTGTGTTCAACCGCCTGGGCCAGTTGCTGCTGATTGATCTGGACGGGTTGACGGCCTTCTGGACCGCGTTTTTCAACACGCCGTTTGTCGTGTTCACGCGGCTCAACAACACCGTGGTGCTGGGCTCCCTGGTCGCGTCCCTGGTGCTGCTCGTCCCCATGGCCTGGCTGGTCGCCTTCGCCGTACGCCGCTATCGCAGCTCCTGGCAGGCCCGCATCCTGCGCTCGCGCTTCTACCGCTGGTTCTCGATGACACGCTTCTACGTTTGGGGTGCCAAGGCTTATGGCTTCGTGTACGGAGGCAGCCGATGACATCCGCCACTCCGACACCCCCAACCGCCGGCGCTCCTGCGGCCGCGCCAAAGAGCGTCCGTTTCTTCCGCTTCTCCGCGCTGCTGCCGTTTGCGCTGATCTCCGCGCTGATCGTCGCAGGCTATCTGCTCTTCTTCGACCGCATCGTCAAGCGCGGCCTTGAAGCCACCTTCACGGCGATGAACGGCGCCAAGGTGGAGATCGGCAGCTTCGACTTCAGCCTGCTCAACACCTCGGTCAAGACCCGGCGCATCCAGTGGACGGACGCCGACGCGCCGATGAAGAACCTCTTCGAGATCGGTGCCACGGACTTCACGCTTCAATCCAGCCCCTTGTCCGTCGGCAAGCTCGTGGTCACACGCATGGCCATTGAGGATCTGCGTTTCGGCACCGAGCGCACAAGCTCAGGCGCACTGCCGCGCGAGAAGACACCCACCGCCACCCCGTCCGCCGGCCCCGAGACCTCGGACGACATGGTCGCCTCCCTCGAAGCCTATGCAAAGGGCATTGATTACAAGGCCATCGCCGACAAAATTGGCCAGCCCGAGGACATTCCGGCCGTGCGCCTGGGCAAGGAACTGGAAGCGAAGGTCCAGGCACGCGCCGACCAATGGAAGGAACGCCTGCCCGCGATGACCGAGCTCGGCGATCTGCAGTCGGCCTCCGACGAAATCCAGGCCATTTCGCGGCGCAAGTACAAGCTGCCCGACGATCTGCCGCAGTTGCGCAAGGACTTGGACACCTTGAAGGACGCCAGGAAACAGCTGCGGGCCAAACAGGATGTCCTGAAGCAGGCCCGGCAGGCGCTGCAGTCCGATGCCCAGGAGCTGCGCGCCAGCTATGCGCAGGTCACCGAGCTGCGCGACGCGAAGCTGAAAGACCTGCTGCTCGACCCCCAGAGCGATATGTTCAGCGCCAGCAAGCTGCTTTCCGCCCTGCTCGGCGATGCGCTGGTGGACAGCGCACGGCAGTACTTGGGCTACTACGAGAAGTTCAAGGGCTACCTGCCCGAGCAGAAGCAGACCGCCGAGGTGAAGGTCGTGCAGCAGGCGCGTGCTCGCGGGACGACGGTGGACTTTGTGCGCGCGGGCGCCCTGCCCTCGGTGTACATCGGTCAGATCGACCTGTCGGGATCTTCTGGCACTGCCGTGCTGTCAGGCACCGTGCTCAACGCCAGCTCCGATCTGTCGTACAAGCCCCTGCTGCTCAGCATGAACTTCCGCGACCCACGCCGCAACGCGGACGTCGCCACCTTGCGTGGTTCAATGTCGGGCGCCAAGGAGGGCCTGAGCGCCAATATCCAGTTGAACATCCATCAGTCGCCGCTGCAAGGTCTGACAAGGAGCCTGGACAACAAATACCTGGCGGGCATGGATGGCAAGGCCGACCTCCGCGCCACGCTGGACGATGGCCCGCAAGGACTGGCGCTGGCCTTGCGCATCGAGGGGCGCGACGTCAGCTTGAAGCTGAAGCCAGGCAGTGTGGGGGTGAACTTGGAACGCGTGCTGGGCACAGTGCTGACCCAGATTGATCTGCTGACCCTGGATCTGGACTACGTCAGAAAAAAGGGAGCGGACGGTCAACTTCGGACCACCACCCACCTGCGCAGCAATCTGGAGCCCATCCTGAACG
It encodes:
- a CDS encoding GGDEF domain-containing protein, whose protein sequence is MKELGTGGEPGEGAGRVAGASGSPLDQLRGENMLLREQLGSAQEQLSGLRTQFDRLLSEARLNQAKLRRFDQIERQLIAAPSLTALVQALLVDFGALFELDAVTLALVDPEYEAARVLSEGWSETVQAALDNGEVDADLASSAEPGLSAEPQGEGASEDAAVGTDWFARLLLLGSGQLLSQIYSRGWRPMLGSPDPVQAALFQGVALRGLGSTALLPLLHRGECIGSLNLGSRDAMRFSAGNSTDFLERLAALAAICLDNALVAERLKLVGLTDALTGVHNRRYFESRCLEEVKAAQRSGESLVCLLLDVDHFKRINDSHGHPAGDAVLRQIGQIIRGQLRGNDVVARYGGEEFVLLLPDTPLDGGIDTADRIRLAIAAAAMPVQGEHGETLHVTVSLGVAQLLVEGGNSEAANDVPARRPAAEESMKLLVQRADQALYAAKQAGRNRVQAAR
- a CDS encoding enoyl-CoA hydratase/isomerase family protein — protein: MGGRVCLTRQGAIALVTLDHPGKFNAMSRAMWRELRAVFTGLQAEPAASAARCVVLRGADGHFCAGGDISEYADFRFDEVSLRAFHEGEVWGGLQALLDCDVPVIAQIEGNCMGAGVEIASACDLRIAGASARFGAPIAKLGFPMAPREAALVARATGEATAREMLLEAAVFDAAEMKARGFVQRLQADEAVADHVLQSASRIASLAPQAARLNKQTLRALGQGRPAEALVTGAYAYADSAEHREGIFAFTEKRKPDF
- a CDS encoding DNA internalization-related competence protein ComEC/Rec2; amino-acid sequence: MSAPLATPANPTSPPPAAGYARLLTPVLLGWLAGIAAQLQQGKLWPLASYGLLAASGLALLIASVVSLTSRVPGTSTPAARTQTDLPFAGPLLALLAAALLAYASTGLRALHLQTQALAPVLEGRDLTLTGHIAAMPQRTDNGTRFLFEVESAALFEQGRVAPLPGSLHVPERLMLTWYGAWRDDNGALLEPFIQAPDLQAGERWRFNARLRAVHGARNPHGFDYELWMWEQGLQASGYVRTTHRDPVPALLTPNPPWWAAPYRVEQARQQVRDAIVRRAPAYTPVLPLSRAATAAARTPAEFEPPTARPTEMTAPTQAADMATDPAQDRAEAMNRRNAYGVVAALVTGDQQAIARADWDVFRTTGVAHLMSISGLHITLFAWLAAALVSALWRYTPLLGAQLCLRWPASQAGLLGGLLLATAYALFSGWGVPAQRTVLMLAVVTLLRLTGRRWPWPQLWLAAAAIVLAVSPWAWLQAGFWLSFVAVGVLFANGRSDEGRAPSARDATPKVHRRLAALAGGVLRPLWHLLREQGVVTLALAPLTLLFFGQMSLVSLLANLVAIPWVTLVVTPLALLGTLGVAAEPLAPYSAPLWDAAAWAVQWLNTLLAGLAELPLAVYSAPQAPMWAALAGALGGLLLVLRLPWSLRLAGLPLLLPVLLWQPPAPAQGEFELLAADVGQGQAVLVRTARHALLYDAGPRYTNESDAGERVLVPLLRALGVRLDALLLSHRDADHAGGAAAVLTAHPRAVLLSSLDAAHELRTGRQALRCEAGQSWEWDGVRFDILHPRATDYGLIAGRTPRANTVSCVLRVRAATPRAPALAPRCWSATLKKCRNCAWRRRPRKTRTGWPQTCCSYRTTAARPPAPKSSWTLWPRTSPWSRRVTATAMATPRRKCCRGMARAASPCTTARAAARQPGGPTRRVNCAVNGWPIPVTGSTGIERSLRQIKKTD
- a CDS encoding malonate--CoA ligase, with the translated sequence MSLDTNLYSALRAAFPADLDRPAIETDGGVEGQGLVYSWRDLDRASAMLANLLASLELPPGSRIAVQVEKSVEALALYLATLRAGHVYLPLNTAYQTGEMAYFIGNAEPAVVVCTPANFGWVGKLAFQAGVRHVYTLGEDRTGSLLERAVHHSDQQQPVARAKDDLAAILYTSGTTGRSKGAMLTHGNLLSNARVLKDYWGWRTGGGPEGRGDVLIHALPIFHVHGLFVAVHGALFSGSKMLWYSRFDPKKIIARLPEATVFMGVPTLYVRLLAEPALTRDSVRNMRLFVSGSAPLLIETFKDWQERTGHTILERYGMSETVMLTSNPYVPDARYQNQSERRGGTVGFPLPGVDLRVCGDEGLALPAGEIGGIQVRGPGIFKGYWRMPEKTAEEFTQDTAGNSWFKTGDVGKVDERGYVTIVGRAKDLIISGGYNVYPAEVESYLNDLPGVMESAVVGVPHPDFGEVGVAVVTAKPGATLSAEELVATLKTKLAGYKIPKRCFVVSELPRNAMGKVQKNVLREQHKALFV
- a CDS encoding universal stress protein, with translation MYQRILVATDGSTLSKKAVTHAIGLAKLSGAELVALKIVPRYPRSYYEGGLMLPANDITKIEKQWATQAQAVVDAVVKSANAKGVSAKGQVVRAELVSEAIIATAKKQKVSLIVMASHGRNGLKRLLLGSETQQVLTHSAVPVLVLR